The sequence below is a genomic window from Flagellimonas marinaquae.
AAATCATCGAACCCATCTTGGGTCACATTGTATACTTTATCTCCGATTTCTAGTGGTCTCATAGGCTACTGGCCGCCAAAAATAAAAGCCTATTCATAGTATACCTAAGGAATGTTTGATTTGTTATCAACAGTGCTGAGTGGGGAAATATGTTCCTCTGAACTTTATATAATAGGGCCCTTGCATAGAATAGTATTTTTTAAAGATATCCTAACTGGTGGGTATAGAATTTTTATTGTAAACCTTTTATTAGTTCCTTTAAAACTGTATCGGTCCCTTTAAGCAAATCGCTGCGTGTCTCGGTTATCAAATTATCTGGTTGCAGGGCCGTGTTTCCTTGATTGGATAAACGGAAAAGTCTTTTGGAATAGGTTATCGTTAATTTTGAATTGGGCAATGTAAAACTGTCCATATCTTGGTATCCATTTGGATTGGAACCGGTGGGCTGACCTACAACTTTTGCGTTCAACAGTTGTTTAAATAGCGCTGCATTGCTGGTACCTGCGGAAAAAGTTCTGTTGCTTGTCAATACATACACCCCGTTTTCCCAGTCTATGGAATCGGCAAGGTTCAGGGCATAGGCCAAAACCACGCCGACATATAGATCGCCGCCACCATTGTTGCGCATATCTATCACCACCTGTTTTATCTGATTCGCAGAAATAGAGCCAACCAGCTCTTCCCCAAAGACCTGCATCTGTGCAAAGGTCGGGTAGCTTTCAAAATTAATATAGAGAGCCTTGGTACCTTGGATAGGTGCGTACCACAAATAGCGGAATTTGGGGTTGTATGGTTTGGTTATTTCGGGCACTCCGCTGCTTACATGAACAAAATCCGTTGTTTTATGGTATGAAGCTTCATCTATGGCCTCCAATGTTATTTTTACTTCCGTATTATCTGGATCTAGGAAAGTAAACACGGCTTCTTGTTCGTTCTTAGTAATGTCAAGCGCCAAGAGCAATTCGCTGATATTCATATAACTTCCTGTCCTGATGCTTTGTGAGTATTCGTTTTCCACAAACTGGGCCACTTCGGAAACCTTGGCCATAACTTCTTCGATCGGAACGCCATCAATGGCGGACAATCTTAGTTTCAACAAGTTTTCATATGATTTGTCCGCCTTTATTACATACCATCCCTGATCTATAAATTTGACCTCAAAAGGAAACCGATGTATGGGCACATTTCTTAACGATACAGCCGTATGGCCATCATTCACGAGTCTTGTTAACCGCATTAGTTCCAGAATGATTTGAAAATCGCCCAAATTATCGACACGGTCGTAAATAGCGTTCCACTCCTTGGTAAATTCCCCTTCGGTCACCGAATGAAAAAGATGGATGTGTCTTTCTTCCAACGAAGACCTGTATGTTTTAAGATCCTCTTGCCAATCTATTTTGTCAGCTGTTTGGGCAAACAGTATATTCAATACTGTAGAGATGATAAGAATCAAAAAATAAATCAATACTTTGTGTAGGGTCCCCATACGACTATTTATTTTCAATTAAGGTAAGTATTTCGAACACCAATTGCGGTATGCTCCTTGAAGCTTCCAATTGGTTCAAGGTACCTGCAATATACGTATCCAGTTGAGGACAGTACCATAAAAAAGAGGCGGTACTGCCAGTATGACCTATAATTTCCAATTTTGTATCGGTATCAAAAAGGTTTTTGAAAGATACTTTTCGTATCCCAAAACCATATTCCATTCCCTTGGTTTCGCGCACCCAATGTTGCATGGCCAAACGGGTTTCTTTTTTTACGATTTTATCGTCTTGAAAGGCTCTTAGAAATTGGATAAGATCTTGGGTCGTGGACACCAGACCACCACCGCCCCAGTCGGCACTCAAACTTTGAATGGACGATAAAGCAATATCACCAGCATAAAATTTGGCCATGGGCAATGGGTTTTTTATGGGAGCTGATTTTAAATTGATATAAGAGGCATCCATTTCCAAAGGTTCAAAAATGAACTGTTGAAAGAACCGATCTAAAGTGGTGCCGCTTACGTTTTCAATGATCAGGGCCAAAAGAACATATTCCGTATCGGTGTAATGATAGCCTTGCCCGGGGACAAAATGGGGCACCATCTTTTCTTTGGCAAACTCGATCATTTCTTGAGGAGACCAAGATTTACTCGTATCGACCAATAATTGATTGATAACATTCGGACTTCCATCAACTGTGGTGCCGGTAAAATAATCCGGTAAACCTGAAGTGTGTTGCAATAAATGGGCAATTGTAATGTCTTTGGAGTATGCTTTACCTTCAAACACATGAAGGTTCTTCATCAATTGCTCCGGAAGGTACCGGTATATCTTGTCTTCAAAATCCAACTTCTTGCCATCCTTTAAAATACCAATGGCGGTGGCCGTTAGCATTTTAGTGATGCTGGCCGTATAAATGGGGTTGTCTATGGACAAAGGGTTTTCTGAACCGTTATCGTTATCGGCCAATTGAATGTCGATGCCTTTGGATTTGGAGTACACCTGCAAAAAGGCATTGTGTACATTCTCTCTTTCCAATTGGGCATAAAACAATGTTTCGATGTCCTTGTTTGTAGTTTGTTGGCCAAGGCAGGAAAATCCCATCAATAGTATTAAACCTGAAAGTATAGTTTTCATATTGCTAATTATAAAAATGGTTTGATCGTTCTTTAAATTAAAATTTTATCCCCACATACAGGTTGGGCTCAAAAAGGAAATAGGATTTCCATTTATTGTCCAATTGTTTAAATGCCTCCGGGGTGTTGGTATCGAACATCCAGTTTTGGCAATGGATCTGAGGTTCTATAAATATGCGTTTCTTTTTGCCAAAAGCAATGTGATAACCAAGGTGATACGAGGTATAGAGCTTAAAGCCGTTCGCTATTTTTTTGTCGTTCAAATCCAAATACGTTTTGTATTGGGGCAATACTTCCACCGAGGCGAACAATCCTTTCCAGAGCATGCGTTGGTACGATATTCCTATGCCTGTTTCCCTCAGATAACCGGGATAGAACTCAGTTTCAGAATCTATTTTGTCCAAAAGGCCATCCCACCATTGAATGCCCATGGGCTGAAACAACCTCCAAGTAGCGAATTTGACCCCAATGATGTTCTTTGAATCCAATTCGCGCTTTACGTGAAGCTCAATGTGCTGGGTGTTGGTTCTTTGTCCTCCTTCACCAATGTTGGCCAAGATAATTGCCGGAAAGCTGGCCCTGTATTTGAACGCCGAACCATTATTGTTCAATGATTCGGTGTTGTCCTGTGCAAAAGCATTGAAAGTAC
It includes:
- a CDS encoding S41 family peptidase, with translation MGTLHKVLIYFLILIISTVLNILFAQTADKIDWQEDLKTYRSSLEERHIHLFHSVTEGEFTKEWNAIYDRVDNLGDFQIILELMRLTRLVNDGHTAVSLRNVPIHRFPFEVKFIDQGWYVIKADKSYENLLKLRLSAIDGVPIEEVMAKVSEVAQFVENEYSQSIRTGSYMNISELLLALDITKNEQEAVFTFLDPDNTEVKITLEAIDEASYHKTTDFVHVSSGVPEITKPYNPKFRYLWYAPIQGTKALYINFESYPTFAQMQVFGEELVGSISANQIKQVVIDMRNNGGGDLYVGVVLAYALNLADSIDWENGVYVLTSNRTFSAGTSNAALFKQLLNAKVVGQPTGSNPNGYQDMDSFTLPNSKLTITYSKRLFRLSNQGNTALQPDNLITETRSDLLKGTDTVLKELIKGLQ
- a CDS encoding serine hydrolase domain-containing protein — protein: MKTILSGLILLMGFSCLGQQTTNKDIETLFYAQLERENVHNAFLQVYSKSKGIDIQLADNDNGSENPLSIDNPIYTASITKMLTATAIGILKDGKKLDFEDKIYRYLPEQLMKNLHVFEGKAYSKDITIAHLLQHTSGLPDYFTGTTVDGSPNVINQLLVDTSKSWSPQEMIEFAKEKMVPHFVPGQGYHYTDTEYVLLALIIENVSGTTLDRFFQQFIFEPLEMDASYINLKSAPIKNPLPMAKFYAGDIALSSIQSLSADWGGGGLVSTTQDLIQFLRAFQDDKIVKKETRLAMQHWVRETKGMEYGFGIRKVSFKNLFDTDTKLEIIGHTGSTASFLWYCPQLDTYIAGTLNQLEASRSIPQLVFEILTLIENK